From the Sphingomonas suaedae genome, one window contains:
- a CDS encoding prephenate dehydratase — protein sequence MDNFAAPARPIVERMTQAALAEPGRAVAFQGAPGANSHIAALEAFPTGLPLPCFSFEDAIDAVRDGRADRAMIPIENSLHGRVADIHFLLPESGLVIIGEHFLPIRYALMGLGTRAGVRQAMSHPQALGQCRHWLKAQGIAPLSYPDTAGAAAMVADAKDPALAALAPPGAAPLYGLTVFESDVADADHNMTRFVVLARNAPPLPDHGPYMTTFVFEVKNIPAALYKALGGFATNGVNMTKLESYQRGGSFAATEFYCDIVGRPGDAPVDRALEELKFHTKSMRLLGTYPQARARPE from the coding sequence ATGGACAATTTCGCCGCCCCCGCCCGCCCGATCGTCGAACGCATGACGCAGGCCGCGCTTGCGGAACCCGGACGGGCGGTCGCGTTCCAGGGCGCGCCGGGCGCAAACTCGCATATCGCCGCGCTCGAAGCCTTCCCGACCGGCCTGCCCCTGCCCTGTTTCAGCTTCGAGGATGCGATCGACGCGGTGCGCGATGGGCGCGCCGACCGAGCGATGATCCCGATCGAAAATTCGCTCCACGGCCGCGTCGCCGATATCCATTTCCTGCTGCCCGAATCGGGGCTGGTCATCATCGGCGAGCATTTCCTGCCGATCCGCTATGCGCTGATGGGATTGGGTACCCGCGCCGGGGTGCGTCAGGCAATGAGCCACCCCCAGGCGCTGGGCCAGTGCCGCCACTGGCTGAAGGCGCAGGGGATCGCACCCCTCTCTTACCCCGACACGGCGGGCGCTGCGGCAATGGTGGCCGATGCCAAGGACCCCGCGTTAGCCGCGCTCGCCCCGCCGGGCGCCGCGCCGCTCTATGGCCTGACGGTCTTCGAAAGCGACGTCGCCGATGCGGATCACAACATGACCCGCTTCGTGGTGCTCGCGCGCAATGCGCCGCCGCTCCCCGACCATGGCCCATACATGACCACCTTCGTGTTCGAGGTGAAGAATATCCCCGCCGCGCTCTACAAGGCGCTGGGCGGCTTTGCGACCAATGGCGTCAACATGACCAAGCTGGAAAGCTACCAGCGCGGCGGCAGCTTCGCTGCGACCGAATTCTATTGCGATATCGTCGGACGGCCGGGCGATGCGCCGGTCGATCGCGCGCTGGAGGAACTGAAGTTCCACACCAAGTCGATGCGGCTGCTCGGCACCTACCCACAGGCGCGCGCGCGGCCGGAGTAA
- a CDS encoding c-type cytochrome yields MDNRMNTIAGWVLFGCASALGLSIVSGMLYHSEAPEKAGYPVESADGAEGEGGAATVEPIANRLAAADVAKGQASFAKCAACHTITQGGANGVGPNLWASMGKPHGHVAGFAYSEALKAVPGNWDFAAMDAWLASPRKYAPGTKMTFAGLSDPQERANVIAYLNAQGSNLPLPAPEAVPAEGQDAAAGNEVAPTELGNAGTPASGAPSVDPAAAEEAAKKE; encoded by the coding sequence ATGGACAATCGCATGAACACGATCGCAGGCTGGGTCCTGTTCGGCTGCGCGTCGGCCCTGGGCCTGTCGATCGTCAGCGGGATGCTCTATCACAGCGAAGCTCCTGAAAAGGCGGGCTATCCGGTCGAGAGCGCCGATGGTGCCGAGGGTGAAGGCGGGGCTGCCACGGTCGAGCCGATCGCCAACCGTCTCGCGGCGGCCGATGTCGCCAAGGGCCAGGCGTCGTTCGCCAAATGCGCGGCGTGCCACACGATCACCCAGGGCGGCGCGAACGGCGTCGGCCCGAACCTGTGGGCCTCGATGGGTAAGCCGCACGGCCATGTCGCAGGATTCGCGTATTCGGAGGCGCTGAAGGCGGTTCCCGGAAACTGGGACTTCGCCGCGATGGACGCGTGGCTGGCCAGCCCCCGCAAATATGCCCCCGGGACCAAGATGACCTTTGCCGGCCTGTCGGACCCGCAGGAGCGCGCGAACGTCATCGCCTATCTCAATGCACAGGGATCGAACCTGCCGCTCCCCGCCCCCGAAGCAGTGCCCGCCGAGGGCCAGGACGCGGCGGCAGGCAATGAAGTGGCCCCGACCGAGCTTGGTAATGCCGGAACCCCGGCATCGGGCGCGCCATCGGTCGATCCGGCCGCTGCCGAGGAAGCCGCGAAGAAGGAATAA
- a CDS encoding peptide chain release factor 3, which produces MPEHPTPAKISSGRRTFAIISHPDAGKTTLTEKLLLFGGAIHLAGEVKARGAARRARSDWMKIEQQRGISVTSSVMTFERDGVTFNLLDTPGHEDFSEDTYRTLTAVDSAVMVIDAAKGIESQTRKLFEVCRLRNVPIITFVNKVDREGREMFEILDEIADLLALDVAPMTWPVGMGGQFEGIYDLVDHRLLLPEGDSREFQGKVVQTSGLDDPQLDTLISAQTLAKVREEAELGLAGYATFDGDAYRNGDLTPVYFGSALKEFGVDSLIDAIARHAPPPHALPAEPAPVAPDRDEVTGFVFKVQANMDPNHRDRIAFMRLVSGTFKRGMKLTPTGHGKPIAIHSPIMFFAQQRELADEAFPGDIIGIPNHGTLRVGDTLSEKASVRFTGLPNFAPEILRRVVLKDPTKTKQLRKALDDLSEEGVIQVFYPDIGSNWIIGVVGQLQLDVLLSRLDAEYKVGANLEPAPFDTARWIGGEAGDVKEFMELNRGAMAKDRDGDPVFLAKSAWEIGYVAERYSKVKFMATRER; this is translated from the coding sequence ATGCCCGAACATCCGACTCCCGCCAAGATATCTTCTGGCCGCCGTACCTTTGCGATCATCTCCCACCCCGACGCCGGCAAGACCACGCTGACCGAAAAGCTGCTGCTGTTCGGCGGCGCGATCCATCTCGCCGGAGAGGTGAAGGCGCGTGGCGCTGCGCGGCGCGCACGATCGGACTGGATGAAGATCGAACAGCAGCGCGGAATCTCCGTCACCAGTTCGGTCATGACCTTCGAGCGGGACGGGGTGACGTTCAACCTGCTGGACACGCCGGGGCACGAGGATTTCAGCGAAGATACCTATCGTACCCTGACCGCGGTCGATTCCGCCGTGATGGTGATCGACGCGGCCAAGGGCATCGAGAGCCAGACGCGCAAGCTGTTCGAAGTATGCCGCCTACGCAACGTGCCGATCATCACCTTCGTCAACAAGGTCGATCGCGAAGGCCGCGAGATGTTCGAGATTCTCGACGAGATCGCCGACCTGCTCGCGCTCGATGTCGCGCCGATGACCTGGCCGGTCGGGATGGGCGGGCAGTTCGAAGGAATATACGATCTGGTCGACCACCGCCTGCTGCTGCCCGAGGGCGACAGCCGCGAATTCCAGGGCAAGGTGGTGCAGACCAGCGGCCTCGACGATCCGCAGCTCGATACGCTGATCTCGGCACAGACGCTCGCCAAGGTCCGCGAAGAGGCCGAACTGGGCCTTGCCGGCTATGCGACGTTCGACGGCGACGCCTATCGCAATGGCGACCTCACCCCGGTCTATTTCGGCTCCGCGCTCAAGGAATTCGGCGTCGATTCGCTGATCGACGCGATCGCGCGCCACGCGCCGCCGCCGCACGCCCTGCCCGCCGAACCAGCGCCGGTGGCGCCGGACCGCGACGAGGTCACCGGATTCGTGTTCAAGGTGCAGGCGAACATGGACCCCAATCATCGCGACCGCATCGCCTTCATGCGGCTCGTCTCGGGGACGTTCAAGCGCGGCATGAAGCTGACCCCCACCGGCCATGGCAAGCCGATCGCGATCCATTCGCCAATCATGTTCTTCGCCCAGCAGCGCGAGCTGGCCGACGAGGCGTTTCCCGGCGACATCATCGGCATCCCCAACCACGGCACGCTGCGCGTCGGTGATACGCTGAGCGAAAAGGCGAGCGTGCGCTTCACGGGCCTGCCCAATTTCGCGCCCGAAATCCTGCGTCGCGTGGTGCTGAAGGACCCGACCAAGACCAAGCAGTTGCGCAAGGCGCTCGACGACCTTTCCGAAGAGGGCGTCATCCAGGTCTTCTATCCCGATATCGGGTCGAACTGGATCATCGGCGTGGTCGGCCAGCTCCAGCTCGACGTGCTGCTGTCGCGCCTCGATGCCGAGTATAAGGTCGGCGCCAACCTCGAACCCGCGCCGTTCGACACCGCGCGCTGGATCGGCGGCGAGGCGGGGGATGTGAAGGAGTTCATGGAGCTCAATCGCGGCGCGATGGCCAAGGACCGCGACGGCGACCCCGTCTTCCTCGCGAAGTCGGCCTGGGAAATCGGCTATGTTGCCGAGCGCTATTCGAAGGTGAAGTTCATGGCGACGCGCGAGCGGTAG